One Actinomycetota bacterium genomic window, CGGAGACCACGCCGGGGTGGTTCAGCCTGGCCGCGGCCTGGGCCTCCCTCCGGAACCGGGCCACGAAGGCCTCGTCCCGGGCGTACTGGGGCCCCAGGACCTTGATGGCCACGGTGCGCCCGAGCACGGTGTCGGTGCCCCGGTACACCTGGGCCATGCCGCCCTC contains:
- a CDS encoding serine/threonine protein kinase: MTGSLAGTLLSDRYQLEDLLGEGGMAQVYRGTDTVLGRTVAIKVLGPQYARDEAFVARFRREAQAAARLNHPGVVS